GTCATCattgttttttgaaatattcCTCTGACCtctcattttgttttttacgtACGGGAATAAAAACAAGTCATTCCGTGCAAAGTCAGAACTATACGGCGGATGACCCAGCAAATCGATGTCAAAAATGCAGTTGTTTGAGTCGATGTGTGAGAGTTCTCATTGCCATCttcggttaggtatagtggcacccCGATGttacacagtgtggcacagggtattataagttagtgcatatgtttgcaacacccagaaggagacgagtagccttgtgtcgttccggaacgaactagttccaatgaacggttTACTAAAAGGAACGAATGTcactagttccatctctttctttctcatcgttccttttgtcatttagttttattttcaatttgcgcTCCATCGTTCTGCGGATCgcagtttgatttttttacttctgtttGAGCTATTTGCTgccaattcattcatttttggTGCGTATGTTTTTAAATCATTGATTTATATGATGCTATTTAATAGAATCATTAATTCCATCTCATGCTCTTCaaaaacgacaaaaaaaaatcgtaatttcttgcaatgaataattttgcacagagtataGTATTATTAAAtgcaaaaatccatccaaagagTTTGGCTTCCTGAGTTTAGTTACttccttaaattttccattcctttcattattttttcttactataaactatttgaagtaatttcactcaattttccatatttttgtatctttCAATTGAACACGAACTTCGTTAcacaaagtaaacaaacaatgtCATGTCTGCCTTTAgtagatgacagtgatgacaaatataaaaatccggaacgaaaaggaacgatttgaaggaactagttcctttgtacaaaagcaacgatgagtccgaatcactacggtgaacgattttgcccaagactagagacgagatagacacatggtgtctttggcaaaaatgctcagggtgggatctcgagtcgatatagctatgtccgtctgtccgtgaacacatttttgtaatcaaagtctaggtcgcagttttagtcccatcgacttcaaatttggcacaagtatttgttttggctcagattagatccctattgattttggaagaaatcggttcagatttagatatacctcccatatatatatttcgcccgatatggacttatatggtccacgaagccagggttttaccctaatttgcttaaaattttgcgcaagaagaacaattagtactagagtcaagtgtgccaaattttattgaaatcggttcagatttagatatagctcccatatatatctttcgcccgatatggactaatacggtcccagaagctagagttttaccccaatttggttgaaattttgcactaggagtacaattagtagtgtagtcaagtatgccaaattttattgaaatcggttcagatttagatatagctgccatatatggctttcgcccgatttatactcatatgacaacagaggtcaattttttgctccgatttagttgaaatttttcacagggagtagaattagcattgtagctatgcgtgccaaagttggttgaaatcggttcagatttagatatatgtcccatatatagcattcgcccgatttacactcatatgaccacagaggccaatttttaactccgatttagttgaaattttgtacagggtgtagaattagcattgttgctatgcgtgcctaatttggttgaaatcggttcagatttagatataatggatgaaacatggctccatcactgcaCTCCtgtgtccaatcgacagtcggctgagtgtacagcgaccggtgaaccgtctccgaagtgtggaaagactcaaaagtccgctggcaaagtaatggcctctgtattttgggatgtgcatggagtaatttttatcgattatcatgagaagggaaaaccatcaacagtgactattatatggcgttattggagcgtttgaagttcgaaatcgcggcaaaacggcctcatatgaagaagaaaaaagtgttgttccaccaagacaacgcaccgtgccacaagtcattgagaacaatggcaaaattcatgaattgggcttcgaattgcttccccagccaccgtattctccagatctggccccagcgactttttcttgttctcagacctcaaaaggatgctcgcagggaaaaaaattggctgcaatgaagaggtgatcgccgaatctgaggcctattttgagacaaaaccgaattagtactaccaaaatggtatcaaaaaattggaaggtcgttataatcgttgtatcgctcttgaagggaactaaagggtgatacggtcaaaatttggtcaagggaaaacgcgtgtaaatcggtgaaatcgtttatttaaaaaatcaaattaactttctttttcaagttcaattagacattcaagaaaaatattcagttaggctttcgcttttccaaatccaaattgccgggcctcacgcttgacaccagccatcagattttgtacagccaccttgtccaccttcttagccgcagaaagccagtttgccttgaactgctgcacgtccttagcagttttttggtcttttttaggttccgcttgacaatagcccagtatttctcaattgggcggagctctggcgtgttgggagggttcttgtccttgggaaccacctgcacgttgttggcggcgtaccactccatggcctttttaccgtaatggcaagatgccaaatccggccaaaacagtacggaacaaccgtgtttcttcaggaaaggcagcagacgtttattcaaacactctttcacgtaagtttcttagttgacagtcccggaagctatgaaaatgccgcttttcaagccacaggtacagatggcttgccaaaccagacatttctttgcgaactttgacagttttatgtgcttgaaaatatctgctacctttccccttccttttaccgtataaaactcctgtcccggaagctgcttgtagtcggctttgacgtaggtttcgtcgtccattaccacgcagtcaaacttcgtcagcatcgtcgtgtacagcctccgggatcgcgctttggccgtcgtattttgtttatcatcgcgatttggagtcactaccttcttgtaagtcgatagtccggctcgttttttggctcgatgcacggttgtagacgatacacccagcttatttgcggcatatcggagagagaggttaggatttcgcttgaaactaccggcaactctctttgtcgtctcagcggcttccggttttcgatttccccccgacccagacttcctggctgtcgacaaacgttccccaaacactttaattacatttgtaacggttgatttggcaacttttagcgattttgccagctttgcgtgagagtagctcggattttcgtgatgcgcgagcaaaattttgatacgctgctcttcttgcttggacggcattttgacaactgaagagtgaattccaaaatcaaaataggggcaacattctacacacacataccttcaaaatgaggggtgttcagtgtgtttttaaatgcaaaattgaaagaaatacgtcaagtttatattgaccaaattttgaccgtatcaccctttatttcacgTTGTAAAAGTAATCGCACGAAATGTttacgatttaattccattttcttGGGCGTGATGAATATTTTAAGTTGATGTAAACAACATAGATATCGGTCGTATGTTAAAAAGTTCGGAGTACATATAACCCCAAAAATTTCAAGCTTTTGCGATAGAGCTAACATTAGGGTTGCCCAATCAAGAAATATAAAAGGTCACCCTCGTATCGTCTGTTTTGACGACTTTGGGAACATGGGCCCTGGCGTTGTCGTTGAGCAATATGACTTGGCTTTATCGATCGTGTGTTTGCAGTAGAATATCCTTATGTTGAGCAGCAATTTGGAGTTACTTTCCTTTGTTTCCTTCCTTGAGTTCGTGAGGCACCCATTTTTTGAGGAGAAGGTGGCGAGAGATTGAtgatgataattttattttttttcggggTAAATTCTCCGGCAACCATCTTTCCTCAATATGACCGTTAAATGGTCTTCGTCGAATTCTGCATGTTGTCCCCTTGGGAGCATGTCTTCAAGGTCAATGTCGCCAGTTTTCGCTGGGGGAAAGAAGCCATCCCGATAAAATAATTTGGCGTTTTATTTAATCCTTGAAACATGCCAAATAGTCCTTTGgctgtatacacagaaaaaaaaagtcacgaaaatttttccaattaaatttttaattgaattttaaataatattcaattaaatatttaattgattcaacaaattttttaattgaaacaaaaatcaatcacaaaattaatagtatcaattaattttttaattggatcaattaattttttaattgaccttcaattaattttttaattgatactatcatttccgtgattgaagacatttcaattaaaaaattaattggatcaattaatttcgtgattgaatcagaattttttttttgtgtgtaacccATCAGCGCCTTCTTCAACTTAGTTTTTAACACCTCAAACGATTCGAAACGTCAACAAATTTCTGTTTCAACACTCTTGCATCAGGTGGCGAGCCTAAGAACTTATTAGACCACTCTCGTAAAGgacatttctaagaaaattttacttcgtaaAAACTTTGGCAAATGTGGTTTCAAACACTTAAGAAGCAtggttttttatctcagctgaGAGAAGTAAGCACCCTTATTGCAACtcagcttaggttaggtggcagcacgatgtatcaggctcacttagactattcagtccattgtgataccacattggtgaacttctctcttatcactgagtgctgcccgattccatgttaagctctatgacaagggacctcctttttatagccgagtccgaacggcgttccacattgcagtgaaaccacttagagaagctttgaaaccctcagatatatcaccagcattactgaggtggataatcccccgctgaaaaactttttggtgttcggtcgaagcaggaatcgaaaccacgaccatgtgtatgcaaggcgggcatgctaaccattggaccacggtggctccctcagcTTAggttaattgttttaaatttaatttaattgtagttaaactaatataatttaatttaattcacttcaatttaattgaatttcaccCAATTTCTACTCCCTTACCTTTAATAATATTCcatctttaataatttttacccatttcaataaatttctttACAGTTGAATTTCCACATGATGAGTGATGAAACTCTTGGCCATGACAAACAGGAAACAATTAAGGATGAGTCAAACATTGAAAGGGACAGTTCTCAAACAAGTGACAATTCCGAAACTGGCCAAACATTGAAAGTTAACGTGAATACCTGTCAAAAGCCAGTAACCAAGCCGAAGGATGAAGTACTAAATGCTGTGATAGAAAAGGAAGAGGTGGAGAACATTAAACAAAGTGCCAAGGAAATGATCACAAAAGAAGAAATAAGTGCTGGCACTGATGTCACTAAAGTGGAAAGTACAAATAATATTGATAATATAGTCAATATAAAGGAAGTGGAAACTCCACCTCCCACAGGAAAAAAGGATGACATATTAACACTGCAAACCAATGTTGATGGACAAAGTTCTTCGGTCCTGGAAGTAGACGTAGGTGATGgaaaaacttcttctacacAAAATGATGATGGCAAAGCGGAAGGTGATTTGATTTCAGAAAAGGAAGAGCAACTAGTACCTAAAACAAATAATGTGACTCAATCAATTGTCAATACTAAAGACGAAGTTTCCGGGGAACCTTCAAAAGACAGTAAAGAGGAAAAACAGGCATCCGCAACATCTAAAACACCATCTTCTGCATCGCCAAAGCGAGACGCACATTCTGAAAATGTGACCTATACTGAAGATGGCAGTGCCATTTATACAGATCCAGCAacgaaatttaaatacaaatggTGTACACAGACTAATAGTTGGACACCTTGGGATACACAAAGCAATACGGCAACATCATCTGATCCTTATGAAAATGAACACTACAAATGGTGTGGAGAAACCCAAAAATGGATTCCCAAACAAACACAATCGCAAGTAACCGAGACTGACCATTACAAATGGGATGCTGAAAAACAAGAATGGATAGCAAAGCAGTCGTCCACTGCCACCGATCAAGTCCAAACTGTTAGCGCTGATATCGTTTATGATATCGATGAAGATGGCCAACGCATTTACACTGACAAAGATGGCACCGTCTTCTTTTGGGATGTAGAGAAAAATGCGTGGTTTCCTAAAATCGATGATGACTTTATGGCTCGTTATCAAATGAGTTATGGCTTCATTGACAATACAACCGAAtcggaaaatgaaaaaaagagacTTGAAGAAAAGGCTGCCGAAATGAAGGAACAGGAATTGCAACGAATGACAGAAGAAGCCCGAAAAAGTAGCGAAGATGCAGATTCCAAAACTCCATCGGGTGGTGCAGTTAAACGGAAAGCTCCACCAGAACCACCCAGTAAGAAATTCACTtccaatttcacatgcatatggTTTACTaagatttttgtttccattttagagtGGTTTGATATTGATCCGGAACACAATACCAAAGTGTATGTTTCGAATTTACCCTTGGACATAACCTTAGATGAATTTGCCGAGGTTATGGGTAAATGTGGTATGATTATGCGTGACCCTCAAACACAGAAGTTCAAATTGAAACTCTATGCCGAAGCTGATGGTCAATTGAAAGGAGATGGCTTGTGTGACTACATTAAGGTAAGGTTGCATCACTGTTGTCGTTAATGGGATAAGGGGTTTGTCTTTATACGTTTTGGCATATACACTCATATTTTAGAATTGCAATttcacatttaaaaatatttttatacccgtcACGTTCACGTatactgttcagtccattgtaatatcacagtgatgaacttctctgttACTACTGATTACGGCCCAATTAAACTtcagttttagaaaatattcaattcaaaatttaattgattcaacaaatgttttaattgaaacaaaaatcaatcacaacaagtatatacggccgtaagttcggccagtctgaagcttatgtacgctctaccatggattgcgtagaaacttattctaaacactgccatccacaaacgaattacttgggttgcggtaacgcttgccgatggcaaggtatcttaaaaccttctaacaccgtcttctaaattgtaagtaagtccatacgtggtatacgagtatattaaattaaaaaagaccgattaaatacgtatataattcagtttgacaaaattttctatagaaataaaattttaacaacattttctacagaaataaaattttgacaaaattttctatagaaataaagttttgccaaattttctatagaaatgaaattttaacaaaattttctatagaaattaaattaaaaaaaaaatctatagaaatgaaattttaactaatttttctagatttagattttatataattaattatttatagtgGAAATGCGCTATTATTGGCCTTACTGCCTTACGGTCTTATTGTATtgtcttaaataaaataaaataaaataaaataaaaaataaataaaatgaaattttaacaaaattttctatataaataacattttaacacaattttctatagaaataaaatttaaacaaaattttctataaaaataaaattttaacaaaattttctatagaaataaaattttggtagattatttttggctcgagtggcaaccattattatgaaccgatttggaccaatttttgtgtgactgtggatcagctatatataactagagaccgatatggatcaattttggtatggttgttagcggccatatactaacaccacgtctaaattttaaccggatcggatgaattttgctcctccaagaggctccggaggtcaaatctggagaacggtttatatgggggcaatatataattatggaccgatatgaaccaattctggaaCGGttgttatactaacaccatgttccaaatttcaaccggattggatgaaatttgcttctcttagaggctccgcaagccaaatctagggatcggtttatatgggggctatatataattatgaaccgatgtggaccaatttttgcatggttgttagagaccatataccaacatcatgcgccaaatttcagcaggatcggatggaatttgtttccctttgagcctccgcaagccaaatctggggatcggtttatatgggtgcaatatataattatggaccgatgtggaccaatttttgcgtggttgttagagaccatataccaacaccatgtaccaaatttcagccggatcggatgaaatacgcttctcttagagactccgcaagccaaatctgagggtccgtttatatgggggctatatgtaaaagtggaccgatatggcccatttgcaataccatccgacctacatcaataataactacttgtgccaagtttcaagtcgatagcttgtttcgttcggaagttagcgtgatttcaacagacagacggacggaaggacatgcttagatcgactcggaatttgaccacgacccagaagataaagtatatatggggtcttagagcaatatttcgatgtgttacaaacggaatgacaaagttaatataccccccccccccatcctatggtggagggtattcaaattgatagtaccaattaattttttaattggatcaattaattttttaattggatcaattaattttttaattggatcaattaattttttaattgatactatcattaatgtgattgatgacatttcaattaaaaattaattggatcaattaatttcgtgatgaaaaacaaaaaatatattgttttgtGTGCATGtttacctcttttttatagtcgAGACCGAAAGGCGTTTCACATTCCGGCGAATCCTCTTAGAGGAACTAAAAAGCACACATTTCAGCAGAATTATTGATAGGGAATAACCCATCCTACAAAAAGTTTTTGGGTCggttgaaactgggattgaaccaatGATCGTTTGTATCCAAGGTGGTCATGCTCCACGGTACTCACAAgtgactgatatgtattgcaaccaattttaGGATGTTCTAATTTCTAAACATCTCGTGTGTCAGTTGATAGGTTTATTCCTGTGACAGTTCATttaattgtttacaagcttacaaaagaatTTTGATCTGTTGCAGTCAAAACTAAATACAtgtgtgatggaattcaagcttAGTAGTATGATTGCTTTATACCACAAGTGGCTATTGTTAGAGCCCTCCAGCatgtaaatgtgaataaatcttttgtttctcgtaccacTGCTCGTTATCGTGATACTGGCAGTTTTGCATCGTGTTTAAAAAGTGAACGAAATAAGTCAGTAAGCCAAGCTAGTGGAATAACGCCATTGAAGTTCTAAAAAGTGCAATGCAcaaaaaaagttagactggaagTAGTTACTTCGAAATTGACCAGTTCTCCGACGAGAAGCCAttccattcggttgaaactgggattgaaccaatGATCGTTTGTATCCAAGGTGGTCATGCTCCACTGTACTCACAAgtgactgatatgtattgcaaccaattttaGGATGTTCTAATTTCTAAACATCTCGTGTGACAGTTGATAGGTTTATTCCTGTGACAGTTCATttaattgtttacaagcttacaaaagaatTTTGATCTGTTGCAGTCAAAACTAAATACAtgtgtgatggaattcaagcttAGTAGTATGATTGCTTTATACCACAAGTGGCTATTGTTAGAGCCCTCCAGCatgtaaatgtgaataaatcttttgtttctcgtaccacTGCTCGTTATCGCGATACTGGCAGTTTTGCATCGTGTTTAAAAAGTGAACGAAATAAGTCAGTAAGCCAAGCTAGTGGAATAACGCCATTGAAGTTCTAAAAAGTGCAATGCACtaaaaaagttagactggaagTAGTTACTTCGAAATTGACCAGTTCTCCGacgagaagccattccaaatttagCAGATTTAGCTGCTTAATTTAGAATATTAGCAGGAGAATCTTGGGACATTTTCCAGTACAGTGTTGAAGTACTGGGTAGAGAAATATGTTGGCCAAAGTCCATGgctattccaacaggactcagcaccaaAGCATTGGCTTAATAGGAGGTtcttcgcttcatttctaccccaCAATGGTCACCAAACTCTCCGGATTTCATCAAATGGATTTTTGGATCATTTTGGTAAGAGTAAAATTGccactaaaaaaaacaaaatgttgataatttcAAGACGACGCTTCAGCAAAATTGGATCAAAATAGCGCAGAGCCATTTTTGTGCTGCGTATGATGGCTTTAACGGCCATTGAAAGGCAGCTTCACAAAAAAGATTCATCacgtccaaaaaaaaaaaaaaaaagcggaattaaatcgtgaacattttcgtgcgattattttttacaatttttcacgtGAATTAACTCAAtaacagtgcatcgatgaacttaattaaatttttgacgatgAAGCTCACCTCTTTTTGCTCAAGACGCGAAAATAATGACTGACGAAAATTCTCATGGACTCAGAAAACCCAAGAATATTGTTAAGAAGCCTCTACATCTTCAACGTGGAACTGTTATATTGTTGGTTTACGATCTAGCGAGGGTCATTGGACAGTAGTACTCCAAAATTCTTTAATCACAAATTTCAATCAATATTAGCATATTTATTCAATAAAGgcataaaaacaacaataaatggCAATTCAGCCCATgtcttattatattattttagaaataacagACTTTTTAGTATCCAGATTCCGTAGTTTGATATTATTAATGACAAACAAGgaatttttgtacatttttatagcctccattccattccatttgtaacacatcgaaatattgttctaagaccccataaagtatatatattctgggtcgtggtgaaattctgagtcgatatagcgatgtccgtccgtccgtctgtggaaatcacgctacaagctatccgaacgaaacaagctatccacttgaaacttggaacaagtagtttttattaatgtaggtcggatggtattgcaaatgggccatatcgggccacttttacgtatagcccccatataaacggacccccagatttggcttgcggaggctctagaagaagcaaatttcatccgatccggttgaaattcagtacgt
This is a stretch of genomic DNA from Haematobia irritans isolate KBUSLIRL chromosome 4, ASM5000362v1, whole genome shotgun sequence. It encodes these proteins:
- the barc gene encoding RRM1_TatSF1_like and RRM2_TatSF1_like domain-containing protein barc isoform X2, whose amino-acid sequence is MMSDETLGHDKQETIKDESNIERDSSQTSDNSETGQTLKVNVNTCQKPVTKPKDEVLNAVIEKEEVENIKQSAKEMITKEEISAGTDVTKVESTNNIDNIVNIKEVETPPPTGKKDDILTLQTNVDGQSSSVLEVDVGDGKTSSTQNDDGKAEGDLISEKEEQLVPKTNNVTQSIVNTKDEVSGEPSKDSKEEKQASATSKTPSSASPKRDAHSENVTYTEDGSAIYTDPATKFKYKWCTQTNSWTPWDTQSNTATSSDPYENEHYKWCGETQKWIPKQTQSQVTETDHYKWDAEKQEWIAKQSSTATDQVQTVSADIVYDIDEDGQRIYTDKDGTVFFWDVEKNAWFPKIDDDFMARYQMSYGFIDNTTESENEKKRLEEKAAEMKEQELQRMTEEARKSSEDADSKTPSGGAVKRKAPPEPPKWFDIDPEHNTKVYVSNLPLDITLDEFAEVMGKCGMIMRDPQTQKFKLKLYAEADGQLKGDGLCDYIKVESVNLALKILDEYILRGHKIRVQPAKFQMRGEYNPALKPKRKKKDKEKLAKIKEKLFDWRPEKMRGERSKNEKTVIIKNLFHPELFEKEVQLILDYQNDLREECSKCGTVRKVVIYDRHSEGVAQINMSSPEEADLVIQMMHGRFFGKRQLTAEHWDGKTKYKIEETEEEIQKRLNKWDNYLETDKSETQAKTTEPSSSSTAIEEEKNASEECSTFDKEAK
- the barc gene encoding RRM1_TatSF1_like and RRM2_TatSF1_like domain-containing protein barc isoform X1 yields the protein MHSIAMVDTHFVLNFHMMSDETLGHDKQETIKDESNIERDSSQTSDNSETGQTLKVNVNTCQKPVTKPKDEVLNAVIEKEEVENIKQSAKEMITKEEISAGTDVTKVESTNNIDNIVNIKEVETPPPTGKKDDILTLQTNVDGQSSSVLEVDVGDGKTSSTQNDDGKAEGDLISEKEEQLVPKTNNVTQSIVNTKDEVSGEPSKDSKEEKQASATSKTPSSASPKRDAHSENVTYTEDGSAIYTDPATKFKYKWCTQTNSWTPWDTQSNTATSSDPYENEHYKWCGETQKWIPKQTQSQVTETDHYKWDAEKQEWIAKQSSTATDQVQTVSADIVYDIDEDGQRIYTDKDGTVFFWDVEKNAWFPKIDDDFMARYQMSYGFIDNTTESENEKKRLEEKAAEMKEQELQRMTEEARKSSEDADSKTPSGGAVKRKAPPEPPKWFDIDPEHNTKVYVSNLPLDITLDEFAEVMGKCGMIMRDPQTQKFKLKLYAEADGQLKGDGLCDYIKVESVNLALKILDEYILRGHKIRVQPAKFQMRGEYNPALKPKRKKKDKEKLAKIKEKLFDWRPEKMRGERSKNEKTVIIKNLFHPELFEKEVQLILDYQNDLREECSKCGTVRKVVIYDRHSEGVAQINMSSPEEADLVIQMMHGRFFGKRQLTAEHWDGKTKYKIEETEEEIQKRLNKWDNYLETDKSETQAKTTEPSSSSTAIEEEKNASEECSTFDKEAK